The genomic segment AATAGAAGAGCTGCTCAGATACAGGGCACCGTTAATCTACCATTTTGTGGGGGAACGTCAGATGGGGCCGGCGCTCATGCATTTTGCTTCAGAGGAGCTTAAGGATGAGTTTCTACCAAAGATAAAAAGCGCACAAATTTCGTTTTGTATCGGAATCAGCGAGCCGGACGCAGGGTCGGATGTCTCTTCAGTTTCCACCTACGCCCGTGAGGAAGGTGATTATTATATTATTAACGGGCAGAAGATATGGACAACTCATGCTCACAATGCCGATTATATCTGGGTGATTGCTTTAACAGATCAAGAAGGCCCCAGTTATAAAAATTTAAGTGAAATAATTGTTGACCTTAAGAGCCCCGGAGTCACCATAAGGCCGCTTTATAACATGACCGGAAAGCATTCATTCAACGAAGTATTTTTTGATAATGTGAAAATACATAAAAAATATCTCGTCGGTGAAAAAAACAGAGGCTTTTATCAGATGATGTCACAGGTCGATTATGAAAGATCGGGTATTGAGCGATTGATGCAAAATTATCATATACTTGAAATGTCCAAAGCTTACATAAAAGAAAATAAAACACTTGCTTCCGATCCTGTTGTGCGGGAACAAATGGCACAGTTTGAAATCGAATTTGAAGTGGGCCGTTTGTTATGTTACCGGGTGGCATGGACTGTTGATCAAGGAATTATTCCCAATCTTGAAGCCGCCATCAGTAAAGCTTTCTGCACAAGGTATGAGCAGAGACTCGGAGATTTTGCCACGCATATCCTAGGTCAGTTCGGACAGGTGCTGCCGGGATTTCCGGATACACCTCTATCCGGCGAGATTGCTGAATCATACCTCTGGAATCCTTCTTATACAATGCAGGGCGGAACAACAGAGGTGTTGAAGACAATAATTGCAACAAGAGGTCTCGGACTTAAATTCAAGAAAAAGTAAACTGAGAAACAAAATGAATAACCGTTCATCGTTTACGGTACCGGCTAACCAAAAAGAGAATTTTAATAGATTTTGGTAAAGATGGAGCTGCGAAAATAAAAATACCGGTATAAATCGCAGCAAATTATACTTATGTCGGCCGATTTTTCACATTTTGGGAAATAAAGATAAACTGTAAACAGACAACCGTAGACGGGTAGCAAGACGATACGGAGGATTGATTATGGACTTTAACTATAACAAAGAACAAAAAATGTACCAGGATTCGGCAAGAGATTTTTTTGTAAAAGAATGTTCTTTTGACCTGTTGCGGGAAATATTCAACACTGAAGAGGGATATTCAAAAGAACACTGGGATAAAATTGCATATCTCGACTGGACCGGCATGATCATAGATGAGGAATATAATGGTATTGGCGGAACCTTTCTCGATCTTTGTCCGATAATTGAAGAGATGGGAAGAGCCATGTTTCCGGGACCGTTCCTTGTCACTGCGGTTTCAGCGGCAGCCCTTATTTCAAAAGAAGGCGACGAACGGATAAAGAAAAAAATACTGCCCTTAATTTCAGACGGTAAAGCAATTGTTTCAATAGCTATAGGAGAAACAGGCACCGAAGCGGCTCCGGAAGATATTAAGACCACTGCAAAAAGAACAGATGACGGATATATTCTTAACGGCTCAAAATTATTTGTTCCTTATGCCCATGTGAGTGATTACATAATATGCCTTGCTCTGGATGAATCCGTGCCCGGTGGAGGGCTGACGCTTTTTATGGTGGACGGGAATTCAAGTGGTCTTGAATGCACGCCCATTCCAACCTTTTCCGTTGATAAATACAGCAAGGTTGATTTCAAGGGAGTTAAGACGAAGCAGAGAGACATCATCGGAACACCGGGCATGGGCTGGGAAGCGGCAGAAAAGCTACTGACTTTGGCTGCCGCATCCGCGTGTGTGCAAATGATAGGAGGAATGGAAAGAGTACTCGAAATGACGGTAGACTGGGTAAAAAACAGAAAACAGTTCGGAATGCCCATCGGGAGTTTCCAGGCTATACAGCATCATTGTGCGGAAATGGCCATTGATGTTGAATCATCAAAATTTATAACATACCAGGCGGCATGGAAATTGAGTAAAACTTTCGATGCTAAAAGAGAAGTATCAATGGCCAAAGCATGGACAGGAGATGCGTACCAAAGGCTGACAGCGACGGCGATTCAGGTTCACGGCGCAATGGGATTCACCGAGGAATATAATCTTCATTATTATTATAAACAAGCTAAATCGTTACAGCTCATGCATGGGGATTACCGTTATCACAGGCAGAAGGTCGCTAAGGATTCAGGATATTAAATCCTGAATTCAGCGATTAGGGGAAAAATAAAAATGGAAAAACAACACGATACGATGGGGGAACTGTTAGAGAGGAATGCCGAGCTATATCCTCAACACCTTGCCGTGATAAGCGGAGAGAAAAGGATAACCTATGCGGAGCTATATGCGGAGGCAAACAGGCTTGCTCGTGGATTTCTTGCGTTGGAGATCAGGAAAGGCGATAGAATAGCTTTGCTGATGGATAACAGGCCCGAATGGATTTCAATGGCGTTTGCTCTGGGGAAAATCGGTGCTGTTCTTGTACCAATAAACATTCGGTATCGCTCATACGAGCTCGATTATATTCTGAACCATTGCAGACCGAAAATATTAGTAATGATAGACTCCTTTTTCAATACGGATTTTGTCAAAATGTTGTACGGACTTTGCCCGGAACTGAAAAACTCAGAAAAGGTTAATCCGTCTTTGGAAAAGTTTCCTTACATAAAGCAGATTTTTTGTTTTTCCGACGAAGAATTTCCAGGGTTATCAAAATACGCTGAATTGCCGGGACGGACTGAGGAGGTCAACCAAGAAGATGTTACGGCGGCTGAAAGTCAGGTGAGTACTCATGATGCCGCTTATATTCTCTATACATCCGGAACTACCTCATTTCCAAAGGGCGTTGTTTTGACACATGCCAATGTCTGTAAAAATGGTAAAAACATCGCCATCAGAATGCAGGTAAGCAGTAGCGACAATTTCTGGGTCCCGATTCCGCTTTTTTTCAGCTTTGGTTGTGCCAATGCTTTGATGACGGCGTTTTCAGCAGGCGCCTGTGTGGTATTGCAAGGGATATTTGATCCCGGTGAAGCATTGAAACTGATTGAAAGGGAAAAGTGCACGGTGATGTATGCAATGCCTACCATGTATCTTCCAATGATCGAGCATCCAGACCTTGGAGTGATTGATATTTCATCATTGCGAACAGGGTGCATCATCGGT from the Thermodesulfobacteriota bacterium genome contains:
- a CDS encoding acyl-CoA dehydrogenase family protein; translation: MDFSFTKEEEKFRRDVREFLESEIKKGTFTPMSNAFMESSSSDFSRLIAEKGWIGLTWPKKYGGKGSSFVVRTILIEELLRYRAPLIYHFVGERQMGPALMHFASEELKDEFLPKIKSAQISFCIGISEPDAGSDVSSVSTYAREEGDYYIINGQKIWTTHAHNADYIWVIALTDQEGPSYKNLSEIIVDLKSPGVTIRPLYNMTGKHSFNEVFFDNVKIHKKYLVGEKNRGFYQMMSQVDYERSGIERLMQNYHILEMSKAYIKENKTLASDPVVREQMAQFEIEFEVGRLLCYRVAWTVDQGIIPNLEAAISKAFCTRYEQRLGDFATHILGQFGQVLPGFPDTPLSGEIAESYLWNPSYTMQGGTTEVLKTIIATRGLGLKFKKK
- a CDS encoding acyl-CoA dehydrogenase family protein; protein product: MDFNYNKEQKMYQDSARDFFVKECSFDLLREIFNTEEGYSKEHWDKIAYLDWTGMIIDEEYNGIGGTFLDLCPIIEEMGRAMFPGPFLVTAVSAAALISKEGDERIKKKILPLISDGKAIVSIAIGETGTEAAPEDIKTTAKRTDDGYILNGSKLFVPYAHVSDYIICLALDESVPGGGLTLFMVDGNSSGLECTPIPTFSVDKYSKVDFKGVKTKQRDIIGTPGMGWEAAEKLLTLAAASACVQMIGGMERVLEMTVDWVKNRKQFGMPIGSFQAIQHHCAEMAIDVESSKFITYQAAWKLSKTFDAKREVSMAKAWTGDAYQRLTATAIQVHGAMGFTEEYNLHYYYKQAKSLQLMHGDYRYHRQKVAKDSGY
- a CDS encoding AMP-binding protein, which translates into the protein MEKQHDTMGELLERNAELYPQHLAVISGEKRITYAELYAEANRLARGFLALEIRKGDRIALLMDNRPEWISMAFALGKIGAVLVPINIRYRSYELDYILNHCRPKILVMIDSFFNTDFVKMLYGLCPELKNSEKVNPSLEKFPYIKQIFCFSDEEFPGLSKYAELPGRTEEVNQEDVTAAESQVSTHDAAYILYTSGTTSFPKGVVLTHANVCKNGKNIAIRMQVSSSDNFWVPIPLFFSFGCANALMTAFSAGACVVLQGIFDPGEALKLIEREKCTVMYAMPTMYLPMIEHPDLGVIDISSLRTGCIIGSADNIRSVIKKMGVSKINNGYGMTETSAICCMTNVNDSEDVRINSVGKPFSGGSIVIKEPDTSKRVKNGQKGEICVKGYNVTGKYYNDPEKTLAAFDDEGFLKTGDIGLIDINGCLRFKGRYKDMLKTSGINVSTLEVEMFLETNPDVKEAQVVGIPDKVKQEIGFGFVKLSQGSRCSAEDIINYCKGSIASYKIPKYIRFISEFPLTGSGKIKKFMLREQAMKDLGITDE